The following proteins come from a genomic window of Malus domestica chromosome 02, GDT2T_hap1:
- the LOC103448562 gene encoding transcriptional corepressor LEUNIG-like isoform X1 — MSQSQTNWEADKMLDVYIYDYLMKRKLHASAKAFQDEGKVSTDPVAIDAPGGFLFEWWSVFWDIFIARTNEKHSEAAASYIETQVIKAREQQQQQKPQLQDQMQMQQLLLQRHAQQQQQQRQQQQQQQQPQQQQQQQQQRRDGTQLHNGTANDSLLRQNPATANSMATKMYEERLKLPPQRDAIDDAAIKQRLGDNMSQLLDPNHASMMKAATAGGQPPGQMLHGTPGGVLGNLQQPHSRSQQLPGSSQDIKSEVMNPRAVAPEGSLIGAHGSNQGNNNLTLKGWPLTGFDRLRSGILQQQNSLMQSPQPYNQLLQQQQLMLAQQNLASPSSNDLDNRRMKMLLNNRNMVLGKDGQLSSVDVPNVGSPAQVGCPVLPRGDADMLMKLQQQQMQSNNQQQQPYSQHPLSGQHSQNSSQHLQQHEKIMGSGSMAPDGSMPNTLQGNDQASKNQLGRKRKQPVSSSGPANSSGTVNTTGPSPSSPSTPSTHTAGDVMSMPTLPHNGGSSKSLLMFGSDGLGSRASAPNKLTDVDRFVDDGSLEDNVESFLSHDDADPRGRVVRCSDVSKGFSFKEVQLIPASTNKVECCHLSSDGKSLATGGHDRKAVLWCTETYSVKSTLDEHSQWITDVRFSPSMSRLATSSADKTVRVWDADNPGYSLRTFTGHSSTVMSVDFHPSKEDFLCSCDNNSEIRYWSIKNGSCAGVFKGGATQVRFQPCFGRNLAAAADNFVSILDVETQVCRLKLQGHKSAVHSVCWDPSGDYLASVSDDLVRVWTIGSSCKGEFIHELSCSGNKFNTCVFHPTYPALLVIGCYETLELWNMTENKTMTLHAHDKLVSSLAVSSATGLVASASHDKCVKLWK, encoded by the exons ATGTCTCAGAGCCAGACCAATTGGGAAGCTGATAAAAT GTTGGATGTGTATATCTATGATTACCTTATGAAGAGAAAATTACATGCTTCTGCAAAGGCATTtcaagatgaaggaaaagtttCCACGGATCCTGTAG CTATTGATGCACCTGGTGGCTTTCTTTTCGAATGGTGGTCTGTCTTTTGGGACATATTCATTGCTAGGACGAATGAGAAGCACTCAGAAGCAGCTGCATCTTACATTGAG ACTCAAGTGATAAAGGCGAgggagcagcagcagcagcagaagcCTCAGCTGCAAGATCAAATGCAAATGCAGCAGCTTCTATTACAAAGGCATGCTcagcagcaacagcagcagcgacaacaacaacaacaacagcagcagccacagcagcaacagcaacagcagcagcagcgtCGAGATGGGACCCAGCTTCATAATGGCACTGCCAATGATTCTCTTTTGAGGCAGAACCCTGCAACTGCAAATTCTATGGCAACAAAAATGTACGAGGAGAGATTAAAGCTTCCACCACAGAGAGATGCTATAGATGATGCAGCTATCAAG CAAAGGTTAGGCGATAATATGAGTCAGCTTTTGGATCCCAATCATGCGTCGATGATGAAAGCAGCCACAGCAGGTGGCCAGCCTCCTGG TCAAATGCTGCATGGTACACCTGGAGGTGTGTTGGGGAATCTTCAACAACCTCACAGTCGGAGTCAGCAACTTCCTGGTTCTTCACAG GACATAAAGAGTGAGGTGATGAACCCCAGAGCTGTTGCTCCAGAAGGATCATTGATTGGCGCTCATG GATCAAATCAAGGCAATAACAATTTGACTCTGAAAGGATGGCCTTTAACG GGATTTGATCGGCTTCGATCTGGGATTCTTCAGCAGCAAAATTCTTTGATGCAGTCCCCACAACCCTATAATCAACTTCTGCAACAGCAGCAACTTATGCTAGCACAACAAAATTTGGCTTCCCCATCTTCCAATGATTTGGACAATAGGCGGATGAAAATGCTTCTCAACAATCGAAATATGGTTCTTGGGAAGGATGGTCAATTAAGTTCTGTCGATGTACCTAATGTTGGATCACCAGCGCAAGTTGGTTGCCCGGTCTTGCCTCGTGGAGATGCTGACATGCTAATGAAG TTACAGCAACAGCAGATGCAAAGCAACAATCAACAGCAGCAGCCATATTCGCAGCATCCGCTTTCAGGTCAGCATTCTCAGAATTCAAGCCAACACCTTCAGCAGCATGAAAAAATTATGGGTTCTGGCAGCATGGCGCCAGATGGTAGCATGCCTAACACCTTACAAGGGAATGATCAG GCTTCAAAGAATCAACTTGGGCGAAAGAGAAAGCAGCCAGTGTCATCTTCGGGTCCTGCCAATAGCTCAGGGACAGTTAATACCACAGGACCATCTCCCAGTTCACCTTCAACGCCTTCTACTCACACAGCAGGAGATGTCATGTCTATGCCAACTTTACCCCATAATGGTGGTTCGTCGAAGTCTCTACTTATGTTTGGCTCTGATGGCTTGGGCTCACGTGCATCAGCGCCAAATAAATTG ACTGATGTAGACCGTTTTGTTGACGATGGATCTTTGGAGGATAACGTTGAGTCGTTCTTATCACATGATGATGCTGACCCTAGAGGTAGAGTCGTTCGGTGTTCAGATGTCAGCAAAG GCTTCAGTTTTAAGGAAGTCCAGCTTATTCCTGCAAGTACAAATAAAGTTGAATGTTGCCACTTATCTTCAGATGGAAAATCACTTGCCACTGGTGGGCATGACCGAAAG GCTGTATTGTGGTGCACTGAAACTTATAGTGTCAAGTCTACACTTGACGAGCATTCTCAATGGATAACTGACGTTCGCTTTAGTCCTAGCATGTCAAGGCTTGCTACATCTTCTGCTGACAAAACCGTCAGGGTTTGGGATGCTGATAAC CCTGGATATTCACTACGTACTTTTACGGGACATTCTTCCACTGTCATGTCGGTGGACTTCCACCCCAGCAAAGAGGACTTTCTCTGCTCCTGTGATAACAACAGTGAGATACGGTACTGGAGTATCAAGAACGGTAGTTGTGCTGGAGTTTTCAAG GGTGGTGCAACTCAGGTGAGGTTTCAACCGtgttttggaagaaaccttGCTGCTGCAGCAGATAATTTCGTATCCATCTTGGATGTCGAGACACAAGTTTGCAGGCTTAAGTTACAG GGTCATAAAAGCGCTGTCCATTCTGTGTGCTGGGATCCTTCTGGCGATTATCTAGCATCAGTGAGTGACGATTTGGTTCGAGTGTGGACAATTGGTTCCAGCTGCAAAGGGGAATTCATTCACGAGTTGAGCTGTTCTGGCAACAAATTCAATACGTGTGTGTTCCATCCGACTTATCCTGCATTGTTGGTCATTGGCTGTTATGAG ACTTTGGAGCTTTGGAACATGACCGAGAACAAGACAATGACTCTGCACGCTCACGACAAGCTAGTGTCTTCTCTGGCGGTATCAAGTGCTACTGGGTTAGTTGCTTCAGCCAGCCATGACAAGTGCGTCAAGCTCTGGAAGTGA
- the LOC103418008 gene encoding sodium/pyruvate cotransporter BASS2, chloroplastic, which produces MSSLSSKFALKDFKLRTCDAFCRPAASLSARRLQSHLDLRGELSVPENVRCCAIQSKKWSPIVAKPPSSIIQTSRNPKVFCKAATNLSGDLPSSTPSGMNLYEKIIETLTTLFPVWVILGTILGIYKPAAVTWLQTDLFTLGLGFLMLSMGLTLTFEDFRRCLRNPWTVGVGFLAQYMIKPLLGFVIALTLKLSAPIATGLILVSCCPGGQASNVATYISKGNVALSVLMTTCSTIGAIIMTPLLTKLLAGQLVPVDAVGLALSTFQVVLMPTIVGVLANEFFPKFTSKIAAVTPLIGVMLTTLLCASPIGQVSEVLKTQGAQLILPVAILHGAAFGIGYWISKLSFGESTSRTISIECGMQSSALGFLLAQKHFTNPLVAVPSAVSVVCMALGGSALAVFWRNRPIPIDDKDDFKE; this is translated from the exons ATGTCGTCCTTATCGTCGAAATTTGCTCTCAAGGATTTCAAGCTGAGAACATGCGACGCTTTCTGCAGGCCAGCTGCTTCTTTATCTGCAAGGAGGCTGCAGTCTCATCTGG ACTTAAGAGGTGAACTTTCTGTGCCTGAGAATGTAAGGTGCTGTGCGATCCAAAGCAAGAAATGGAGTCCCATCGTTGCGAAACCACCTTCTTCGATAATTCAAACATCAAG GAACCCCAAAGTTTTCTGCAAGGCTGCAACAAATTTATCTGGAGATCTTCCTAGTAGTACTCCTAGTGGGATGAACCTGTATGAGAAAATAATCGAAACTTTGACAACTCTATTTCCTGTGTGG GTCATATTGGGCACCATCCTTGGGATCTACAAGCCAGCTGCG GTAACTTGGTTGCAGACAGACCTTTTCACGCTTGGCCTTGGTTTCCTCATGCTTTCCATGGGGTTGACATTGACCTTTGAGGACTTTAGACGATGTTTGCGTAATCCTTGGACA GTGGGTGTAGGTTTTCTTGCACAGTACATGATCAAACCCCTACTAGGTTTTGTTATTGCCCTG ACTCTCAAACTTTCTGCACCTATTGCGACTGGTCTTATCTTGGTCTCGTGCTGTCCTGGTGGTCAGGCATCAAATGTTGCAACTTATATCTCTAAGGGAAACGTAGCGCTTTCTGTTCTCATGACAAC GTGTTCAACAATAGGAGCTATTATTATGACACCACTTCTTACCAAGCTTCTTGCTGGCCAGCTTGTTCCAGTTGATGCTGTG GGCCTGGCTCTCAGCACTTTCCAGGTTGTTTTAATGCCAACAATTGTAGGAG TACTGGCAAATGAGTTCTTCCCCAAATTCACTTCAAAAATAGCCGCGGTGACACCTTTAATTGGAGTAATGCTCACCACTCTACTCTGTGCCAGCCCG ATCGGGCAAGTTTCGGAAGTCTTGAAAACACAAGGAGCGCAACTGATACTCCCGGTGGCTATTCTGCACGGTGCTGCATTTGGTATTGGTTACTGGATTTCGAAATTATCATTTGGTGAATCTACATCTCGTACCATATCCATAGAGTGTGGGATGCAG AGCTCAGCACTTGGATTTTTACTTGCTCAAAAACATTTTACAAACCCTCTTGTTGCCGTCCCTTCTGCTGTCAGCGTTGTTTGCATGGCG CTTGGTGGGAGTGCTCTTGCTGTCTTCTGGAGAAACAGACCAATTCCAATCGATGACAAGGATGATTTCAAGGAATGA
- the LOC103448562 gene encoding transcriptional corepressor LEUNIG-like isoform X3 gives MSQSQTNWEADKMLDVYIYDYLMKRKLHASAKAFQDEGKVSTDPVAIDAPGGFLFEWWSVFWDIFIARTNEKHSEAAASYIETQVIKAREQQQQQKPQLQDQMQMQQLLLQRHAQQQQQQRQQQQQQQQPQQQQQQQQQRRDGTQLHNGTANDSLLRQNPATANSMATKMYEERLKLPPQRDAIDDAAIKQRLGDNMSQLLDPNHASMMKAATAGGQPPGQMLHGTPGGVLGNLQQPHSRSQQLPGSSQDIKSEVMNPRAVAPEGSLIGAHGSNQGNNNLTLKGWPLTGFDRLRSGILQQQNSLMQSPQPYNQLLQQQQLMLAQQNLASPSSNDLDNRRMKMLLNNRNMVLGKDGQLSSVDVPNVGSPAQVGCPVLPRGDADMLMKMQSNNQQQQPYSQHPLSGQHSQNSSQHLQQHEKIMGSGSMAPDGSMPNTLQGNDQASKNQLGRKRKQPVSSSGPANSSGTVNTTGPSPSSPSTPSTHTAGDVMSMPTLPHNGGSSKSLLMFGSDGLGSRASAPNKLTDVDRFVDDGSLEDNVESFLSHDDADPRGRVVRCSDVSKGFSFKEVQLIPASTNKVECCHLSSDGKSLATGGHDRKAVLWCTETYSVKSTLDEHSQWITDVRFSPSMSRLATSSADKTVRVWDADNPGYSLRTFTGHSSTVMSVDFHPSKEDFLCSCDNNSEIRYWSIKNGSCAGVFKGGATQVRFQPCFGRNLAAAADNFVSILDVETQVCRLKLQGHKSAVHSVCWDPSGDYLASVSDDLVRVWTIGSSCKGEFIHELSCSGNKFNTCVFHPTYPALLVIGCYETLELWNMTENKTMTLHAHDKLVSSLAVSSATGLVASASHDKCVKLWK, from the exons ATGTCTCAGAGCCAGACCAATTGGGAAGCTGATAAAAT GTTGGATGTGTATATCTATGATTACCTTATGAAGAGAAAATTACATGCTTCTGCAAAGGCATTtcaagatgaaggaaaagtttCCACGGATCCTGTAG CTATTGATGCACCTGGTGGCTTTCTTTTCGAATGGTGGTCTGTCTTTTGGGACATATTCATTGCTAGGACGAATGAGAAGCACTCAGAAGCAGCTGCATCTTACATTGAG ACTCAAGTGATAAAGGCGAgggagcagcagcagcagcagaagcCTCAGCTGCAAGATCAAATGCAAATGCAGCAGCTTCTATTACAAAGGCATGCTcagcagcaacagcagcagcgacaacaacaacaacaacagcagcagccacagcagcaacagcaacagcagcagcagcgtCGAGATGGGACCCAGCTTCATAATGGCACTGCCAATGATTCTCTTTTGAGGCAGAACCCTGCAACTGCAAATTCTATGGCAACAAAAATGTACGAGGAGAGATTAAAGCTTCCACCACAGAGAGATGCTATAGATGATGCAGCTATCAAG CAAAGGTTAGGCGATAATATGAGTCAGCTTTTGGATCCCAATCATGCGTCGATGATGAAAGCAGCCACAGCAGGTGGCCAGCCTCCTGG TCAAATGCTGCATGGTACACCTGGAGGTGTGTTGGGGAATCTTCAACAACCTCACAGTCGGAGTCAGCAACTTCCTGGTTCTTCACAG GACATAAAGAGTGAGGTGATGAACCCCAGAGCTGTTGCTCCAGAAGGATCATTGATTGGCGCTCATG GATCAAATCAAGGCAATAACAATTTGACTCTGAAAGGATGGCCTTTAACG GGATTTGATCGGCTTCGATCTGGGATTCTTCAGCAGCAAAATTCTTTGATGCAGTCCCCACAACCCTATAATCAACTTCTGCAACAGCAGCAACTTATGCTAGCACAACAAAATTTGGCTTCCCCATCTTCCAATGATTTGGACAATAGGCGGATGAAAATGCTTCTCAACAATCGAAATATGGTTCTTGGGAAGGATGGTCAATTAAGTTCTGTCGATGTACCTAATGTTGGATCACCAGCGCAAGTTGGTTGCCCGGTCTTGCCTCGTGGAGATGCTGACATGCTAATGAAG ATGCAAAGCAACAATCAACAGCAGCAGCCATATTCGCAGCATCCGCTTTCAGGTCAGCATTCTCAGAATTCAAGCCAACACCTTCAGCAGCATGAAAAAATTATGGGTTCTGGCAGCATGGCGCCAGATGGTAGCATGCCTAACACCTTACAAGGGAATGATCAG GCTTCAAAGAATCAACTTGGGCGAAAGAGAAAGCAGCCAGTGTCATCTTCGGGTCCTGCCAATAGCTCAGGGACAGTTAATACCACAGGACCATCTCCCAGTTCACCTTCAACGCCTTCTACTCACACAGCAGGAGATGTCATGTCTATGCCAACTTTACCCCATAATGGTGGTTCGTCGAAGTCTCTACTTATGTTTGGCTCTGATGGCTTGGGCTCACGTGCATCAGCGCCAAATAAATTG ACTGATGTAGACCGTTTTGTTGACGATGGATCTTTGGAGGATAACGTTGAGTCGTTCTTATCACATGATGATGCTGACCCTAGAGGTAGAGTCGTTCGGTGTTCAGATGTCAGCAAAG GCTTCAGTTTTAAGGAAGTCCAGCTTATTCCTGCAAGTACAAATAAAGTTGAATGTTGCCACTTATCTTCAGATGGAAAATCACTTGCCACTGGTGGGCATGACCGAAAG GCTGTATTGTGGTGCACTGAAACTTATAGTGTCAAGTCTACACTTGACGAGCATTCTCAATGGATAACTGACGTTCGCTTTAGTCCTAGCATGTCAAGGCTTGCTACATCTTCTGCTGACAAAACCGTCAGGGTTTGGGATGCTGATAAC CCTGGATATTCACTACGTACTTTTACGGGACATTCTTCCACTGTCATGTCGGTGGACTTCCACCCCAGCAAAGAGGACTTTCTCTGCTCCTGTGATAACAACAGTGAGATACGGTACTGGAGTATCAAGAACGGTAGTTGTGCTGGAGTTTTCAAG GGTGGTGCAACTCAGGTGAGGTTTCAACCGtgttttggaagaaaccttGCTGCTGCAGCAGATAATTTCGTATCCATCTTGGATGTCGAGACACAAGTTTGCAGGCTTAAGTTACAG GGTCATAAAAGCGCTGTCCATTCTGTGTGCTGGGATCCTTCTGGCGATTATCTAGCATCAGTGAGTGACGATTTGGTTCGAGTGTGGACAATTGGTTCCAGCTGCAAAGGGGAATTCATTCACGAGTTGAGCTGTTCTGGCAACAAATTCAATACGTGTGTGTTCCATCCGACTTATCCTGCATTGTTGGTCATTGGCTGTTATGAG ACTTTGGAGCTTTGGAACATGACCGAGAACAAGACAATGACTCTGCACGCTCACGACAAGCTAGTGTCTTCTCTGGCGGTATCAAGTGCTACTGGGTTAGTTGCTTCAGCCAGCCATGACAAGTGCGTCAAGCTCTGGAAGTGA
- the LOC103448562 gene encoding transcriptional corepressor LEUNIG-like isoform X2, producing MSQSQTNWEADKMLDVYIYDYLMKRKLHASAKAFQDEGKVSTDPVAIDAPGGFLFEWWSVFWDIFIARTNEKHSEAAASYIETQVIKAREQQQQQKPQLQDQMQMQQLLLQRHAQQQQQQRQQQQQQQQPQQQQQQQQQRRDGTQLHNGTANDSLLRQNPATANSMATKMYEERLKLPPQRDAIDDAAIKQRLGDNMSQLLDPNHASMMKAATAGGQPPGQMLHGTPGGVLGNLQQPHSRSQQLPGSSQDIKSEVMNPRAVAPEGSLIGAHGSNQGNNNLTLKGWPLTGFDRLRSGILQQQNSLMQSPQPYNQLLQQQQLMLAQQNLASPSSNDLDNRRMKMLLNNRNMVLGKDGQLSSVDVPNVGSPAQVGCPVLPRGDADMLMKQQQMQSNNQQQQPYSQHPLSGQHSQNSSQHLQQHEKIMGSGSMAPDGSMPNTLQGNDQASKNQLGRKRKQPVSSSGPANSSGTVNTTGPSPSSPSTPSTHTAGDVMSMPTLPHNGGSSKSLLMFGSDGLGSRASAPNKLTDVDRFVDDGSLEDNVESFLSHDDADPRGRVVRCSDVSKGFSFKEVQLIPASTNKVECCHLSSDGKSLATGGHDRKAVLWCTETYSVKSTLDEHSQWITDVRFSPSMSRLATSSADKTVRVWDADNPGYSLRTFTGHSSTVMSVDFHPSKEDFLCSCDNNSEIRYWSIKNGSCAGVFKGGATQVRFQPCFGRNLAAAADNFVSILDVETQVCRLKLQGHKSAVHSVCWDPSGDYLASVSDDLVRVWTIGSSCKGEFIHELSCSGNKFNTCVFHPTYPALLVIGCYETLELWNMTENKTMTLHAHDKLVSSLAVSSATGLVASASHDKCVKLWK from the exons ATGTCTCAGAGCCAGACCAATTGGGAAGCTGATAAAAT GTTGGATGTGTATATCTATGATTACCTTATGAAGAGAAAATTACATGCTTCTGCAAAGGCATTtcaagatgaaggaaaagtttCCACGGATCCTGTAG CTATTGATGCACCTGGTGGCTTTCTTTTCGAATGGTGGTCTGTCTTTTGGGACATATTCATTGCTAGGACGAATGAGAAGCACTCAGAAGCAGCTGCATCTTACATTGAG ACTCAAGTGATAAAGGCGAgggagcagcagcagcagcagaagcCTCAGCTGCAAGATCAAATGCAAATGCAGCAGCTTCTATTACAAAGGCATGCTcagcagcaacagcagcagcgacaacaacaacaacaacagcagcagccacagcagcaacagcaacagcagcagcagcgtCGAGATGGGACCCAGCTTCATAATGGCACTGCCAATGATTCTCTTTTGAGGCAGAACCCTGCAACTGCAAATTCTATGGCAACAAAAATGTACGAGGAGAGATTAAAGCTTCCACCACAGAGAGATGCTATAGATGATGCAGCTATCAAG CAAAGGTTAGGCGATAATATGAGTCAGCTTTTGGATCCCAATCATGCGTCGATGATGAAAGCAGCCACAGCAGGTGGCCAGCCTCCTGG TCAAATGCTGCATGGTACACCTGGAGGTGTGTTGGGGAATCTTCAACAACCTCACAGTCGGAGTCAGCAACTTCCTGGTTCTTCACAG GACATAAAGAGTGAGGTGATGAACCCCAGAGCTGTTGCTCCAGAAGGATCATTGATTGGCGCTCATG GATCAAATCAAGGCAATAACAATTTGACTCTGAAAGGATGGCCTTTAACG GGATTTGATCGGCTTCGATCTGGGATTCTTCAGCAGCAAAATTCTTTGATGCAGTCCCCACAACCCTATAATCAACTTCTGCAACAGCAGCAACTTATGCTAGCACAACAAAATTTGGCTTCCCCATCTTCCAATGATTTGGACAATAGGCGGATGAAAATGCTTCTCAACAATCGAAATATGGTTCTTGGGAAGGATGGTCAATTAAGTTCTGTCGATGTACCTAATGTTGGATCACCAGCGCAAGTTGGTTGCCCGGTCTTGCCTCGTGGAGATGCTGACATGCTAATGAAG CAACAGCAGATGCAAAGCAACAATCAACAGCAGCAGCCATATTCGCAGCATCCGCTTTCAGGTCAGCATTCTCAGAATTCAAGCCAACACCTTCAGCAGCATGAAAAAATTATGGGTTCTGGCAGCATGGCGCCAGATGGTAGCATGCCTAACACCTTACAAGGGAATGATCAG GCTTCAAAGAATCAACTTGGGCGAAAGAGAAAGCAGCCAGTGTCATCTTCGGGTCCTGCCAATAGCTCAGGGACAGTTAATACCACAGGACCATCTCCCAGTTCACCTTCAACGCCTTCTACTCACACAGCAGGAGATGTCATGTCTATGCCAACTTTACCCCATAATGGTGGTTCGTCGAAGTCTCTACTTATGTTTGGCTCTGATGGCTTGGGCTCACGTGCATCAGCGCCAAATAAATTG ACTGATGTAGACCGTTTTGTTGACGATGGATCTTTGGAGGATAACGTTGAGTCGTTCTTATCACATGATGATGCTGACCCTAGAGGTAGAGTCGTTCGGTGTTCAGATGTCAGCAAAG GCTTCAGTTTTAAGGAAGTCCAGCTTATTCCTGCAAGTACAAATAAAGTTGAATGTTGCCACTTATCTTCAGATGGAAAATCACTTGCCACTGGTGGGCATGACCGAAAG GCTGTATTGTGGTGCACTGAAACTTATAGTGTCAAGTCTACACTTGACGAGCATTCTCAATGGATAACTGACGTTCGCTTTAGTCCTAGCATGTCAAGGCTTGCTACATCTTCTGCTGACAAAACCGTCAGGGTTTGGGATGCTGATAAC CCTGGATATTCACTACGTACTTTTACGGGACATTCTTCCACTGTCATGTCGGTGGACTTCCACCCCAGCAAAGAGGACTTTCTCTGCTCCTGTGATAACAACAGTGAGATACGGTACTGGAGTATCAAGAACGGTAGTTGTGCTGGAGTTTTCAAG GGTGGTGCAACTCAGGTGAGGTTTCAACCGtgttttggaagaaaccttGCTGCTGCAGCAGATAATTTCGTATCCATCTTGGATGTCGAGACACAAGTTTGCAGGCTTAAGTTACAG GGTCATAAAAGCGCTGTCCATTCTGTGTGCTGGGATCCTTCTGGCGATTATCTAGCATCAGTGAGTGACGATTTGGTTCGAGTGTGGACAATTGGTTCCAGCTGCAAAGGGGAATTCATTCACGAGTTGAGCTGTTCTGGCAACAAATTCAATACGTGTGTGTTCCATCCGACTTATCCTGCATTGTTGGTCATTGGCTGTTATGAG ACTTTGGAGCTTTGGAACATGACCGAGAACAAGACAATGACTCTGCACGCTCACGACAAGCTAGTGTCTTCTCTGGCGGTATCAAGTGCTACTGGGTTAGTTGCTTCAGCCAGCCATGACAAGTGCGTCAAGCTCTGGAAGTGA